The following proteins come from a genomic window of Panthera leo isolate Ple1 chromosome E2, P.leo_Ple1_pat1.1, whole genome shotgun sequence:
- the ZNF304 gene encoding zinc finger protein 304, whose translation MEAAARTDGAQGCVTFEDVFVYFSREEWELLEEAQRLLYRDVMLENFALVASLDCWREADNEETPEQNVFVGVSQLRTPESGPFIQKAHPCEVCDPLLRDILNLVECQGSPPLQKPYTRGPCGRGFLLSADFYRHQKRCSGEDLFGGDADGASYVKSYAVHVPGKPCTCREEGMDFLGSSGLFQCPTTSNGMIPYKRTECMESFPAGSSVGRQQTDHDGLVLFSCTDSEKAFLNTFTLLGSQVSQTEVRPFRCPPCGNMSKEKSALINHRKIHSGEASHVCKECGKAFIHLSHLKMHQKFHTGKRHYTCSECGKAFSRKDTLVQHQRVHTGERSYDCSECGKAYSRSSHLVQHQRIHTGERPYKCSECGKAFSRKDTLVQHQRFHTGERPYECSECGKFFSQSSHLIEHWRIHTGARPYECIECGKFFSHNSSLIKHRRVHTGARSYVCSKCGKAFSCKDTLVQHQIIHTGARPYECSECGKAFSRKDTLVQHQKIHTGERPYECGECGKFFSHSSNLIVHQRIHTGAKPYECTECGKCFSHNSSLILHQRVHTGARPYVCSECGKAYISSSHLVQHKKVHTGARPYECSECGKFFSRNSSLILHQRVHTGEKPYVCSECGKAYSRSSHLVRHQRVHTGEKPHECNSFGAPSATPLKLV comes from the exons ATGGAGGCTGCGGCGCGGACAGACGGGGCTCAG ggctgtgtgacctttgagGATGTGTTCGTGTACTTCTCCCGGGAGGAGTGGGAGCTCCTTGAGGAGGCTCAGAGACTCCTGTACCGtgatgtgatgctggagaactttGCACTTGTGGCCTCATTGG ATTGTTGGCGTGAAGCAGACAACGAGGAGACGCCTGAGCAGAACGTTTTTGTCGGCGTGTCGCAGCTCAGGACTCCCGAGTCAGGTCCGTTCATCCAGAAAGCCCACCCGTGTGAGGTGTGTGATCCACTCTTAAGAGACATTTTGAACTTGGTGGAATGCCAGGGATCACCCCCCTTGCAGAAGCCGTACACGCGTGGCCCGTGTGGGAGAGGATTCTTACTCAGTGCGGACTTTTACCGGCACCAGAAGCGATGCAGTGGAGAGGATCTCTTTGGAGGGGACGCTGATGGGGCCTCATACGTGAAGAGCTATGCAGTCCACGTGCCAGGGAAACCCTGTACttgcagggaggaggggatggaCTTTCTGGGCAGCTCTGGCCTCTTCCAGTGCCCTACCACCAGCAATGGGATGATTCCATACAAAAGGACTGAGTGCATGGAATCTTTCCCAGCCGGTTCCAGTGTCGGCCGCCAGCAGACAGACCATGATGGACTGGTGCTCTTCAGTTGCACCGACAGCGAGAAAGCCTTCCTGAACACCTTTACTCTCCTCGGCAGCCAGGTAAGTCAGACTGAAGTAAGACCCTTTCGATGCCCGCCATGTGGAAATATGTCCAAGGAGAAATCAGCTCTTATCAATCACAGAAAAATTCACAGCGGAGAAGCATCGCATGTGTGTAAAGAGTGTGGAAAGGCCTTCATTCACCTGTCTCACCTAAAAATGCACCAGAAATTTCACACTGGAAAAAGACATTACACATGCAGTGAGTGCGGGAAGGCCTTCAGCCGCAAAGACACACTTGTTCAGCACCAGAGAGTCCACACTGGAGAAAGGTCTTACGACTGCAGTGAGTGTGGAAAAGCCTATAGTAGAAGCTCCCACCTTGTTCAGCACCAGAGAATTCACACCGGAGAAAGACCTTACAAGTGCAGTGagtgtggaaaagccttcagccGGAAAGACACACTTGTGCAACACCAGAGGTTTCACACTGGAGAGAGGCCTTACGAGTGCAGTGAGTGTGGGAAGTTCTTTAGCCAAAGCTCCCACCTTATCGAGCACTGGAGAATTCACACTGGGGCAAGGCCTTATGAATGCATCGAATGTGGGAAGTTTTTTAGCCATAACTCAAGCCTCATCAAACATCGGAGAGTCCACACGGGAGCAAGGTCTTACGTGTGCAGCaaatgtgggaaagctttcagctGCAAAGACACACTTGTTCAGCACCAGATAATTCACACTGGAGCCAGGCCTTATGAGTGCAGcgagtgtgggaaagcctttagccGTAAAGACACACTTGTGCAGCACCAGAAAATCCACACCggagaaaggccttatgagtgCGGTGAATGTGGGAAATTTTTTAGCCATAGTTCCAACCTTATTGTACACcagagaatccacactggagCGAAGCCTTATGAGTGCACGGAATGTGGAAAGTGCTTCAGCCACAATTCCAGCCTCATTCTACACCAGAGAGTTCACACCGGTGCAAGGCCTTACGTGTGCAGCGAATGTGGAAAAGCCTACATCAGCAGCTCCCACCTTGTTCAGCACAAGAAAGTTCACACTGGAGCCAGACCTTACGAGTGCAGCGAATGTGGGAAATTCTTCAGCCGAAACTCTAGCCTCATTCTCCACCAGAGggttcacactggagaaaagccTTACGTGTGCAGCGAATGCGGGAAAGCCTACAGCAGAAGTTCCCATCTTGTCCGGCACCAGAGggttcacactggagaaaagccTCACGAATGCAACAGTTTCGGGGCTCCTTCAGCTACACCTCTTAAACTTGTTTAG